GAAGACGTACTCGCCATAGGAATGTCCCTTGAGATACAGCGGGGCGCAGGCGGTGATCTCGCCGCGCTCGTTTTCCACCGTCAGATGGCAGGGGCCCCAGCCACTCTTTGGCTGCACGGAACCACTGTCTTCCAGCGCGCTCAGAAAGGCATGGGAGACGAACGGATTGTTGTCTCCGGCGCAGGCATCCCACTGTTCCGCCGGGATGTCGGCAAGGGCGCTATGCACGCGCAAGGTCTGGGTGTCGGTTCCGTCGGGCATGGCTCTAACATGAGGATGAGTTTGCCGGTGAACAAGAGCTTCAACCTATGCAAATGGTCCCCTGGTGGAGCTTGTCGCGGCCGACCCCAATTAATGATAGGAATGGCGATTCCACCACACTAATTTGAGATCTCCACCATGGCATCCACCTCCACCGGCACGTCCAGGGGGAGGGAGGGGCAGCCGACGGCGGCACGGGCATGACGGCCTGCGTCGCCAAACACCTCGACCATCAGGTCCGAGGCGCCGTTGATGATTTTGGGGTGATCGGCAAAGTCCGGGGTGCAGGCGACAAATCCACCCAGCCGGACAATGCGGGAGACCCGGTCCAGGTCACCCTCGCAGGCCGCCTTGACCTGAGCGATGATATTGATGGCGCAGAGACGGGCCGCCGCGATTCCAGCTTCCATGGAGACGCTGCCGCCCAGTTTGCCCTGATAGGCCGGTTTACCGCCTTGCAGCGGAACCTGACCGGAGACCACCACCAGGTTGCCGGTGACCACAAAGGGCACATAGTTGGCCACTGCCGTGGGGGCGTCGGGGATGGTCAGGCCCATTTCCTTCAAGCGGGCGTCGATGGTTCCGGACATAGGGGCTCCTTAGAAAGAATGGGTGGCGATCTCGGTTTCGATGTTCCAAAAACCACGGGTAAAACTGACGGCGGCGGTCTCGTCGAATCCCTTGCAGGTATAGACCAGCGCCGACAGAAACTTCGGACCGGTCCAGACATAGGCCGAAATGCCCGAATCGATCAATGGCACGAAGGCATCGTACCCAGCGTTGTCTTCCTTGCCCATGCCTGTGTCGGGGGCGAAAATCACCGGCTCCCCATAGGTCCGCAAATCCAGGTATTCGGCCAGACCCAGCAGATAGTCGCGGATATGCGCCTCGCCGGTTTCGACAGTGTAATGGGCTTCGATCAGCAGCCTTTGGCGAAAGATGTCGGGAGCCAGGTTTTCCATGTTCATTCCTTCTCGAAGAGGCGAGCGGGCAAAATCGGCACGGTGCTGATGCTGTTTTTCGGCGAGCCTTCGATCAATTTGTCCGAATAGATCAGATAGACCAGCACGTTGCGTTTCTTGTCGAAGAATCGCACCACCTGGAGCTTCTTGAACAGGATCGAACGCCGCTCGCGGAACACCGATTCGCCGTCTTCCAGGTCGTCGGGCAGGGTGATCGGCCCCACCTGACGACAGGCGATGGCGGCGTCGGATTTGTCCTCGGCCAGGCCGACCATGCCTTTCAGTCCGCCGGTCTTGGCCCGCGATATGTGGCAGGTCACCCCCGGCACCTTGGGATCGTCGAAGGCCTCGATACAGACCTTGTGGTCCGGGCCGAGGAATTTGAAGACGGTGCTGACGCAGCCGATCTCCTCGGCTTGGGCGGGTGTCCAGGCCAGGATCATCAGGGCGGCGGCGATCAGGATTCGCATGGGTCGACTCCGTAAAATTCCGATCGCCAACAGGTAACAGAATAAGGTGAAAAAATAGAGGCTCTTCGGCGTGAGATGTGGTTTTAACAGGCTGCTTCTGTAATCGAGTCATTTGAGTCAAGCTGATTTCCAAGCCGTCGGTTTGAACCTGGGGTATGTGGCGCCCTTTGCTTCTGTCCGCGGTCGACGTCGTCGCCGCATGATGGGGATCAAGGGGGATCGGGTGCAGCAATCTGAAAAGCGTGGTCTTACGCCACTGCAGCCTGCGCGCTGTCATCCGAGCCCCGCGCGTCGCCACGCGTCCTGGCCGCCCTTCAGGCGA
The sequence above is drawn from the Magnetospira sp. QH-2 genome and encodes:
- a CDS encoding RidA family protein, whose product is MSGTIDARLKEMGLTIPDAPTAVANYVPFVVTGNLVVVSGQVPLQGGKPAYQGKLGGSVSMEAGIAAARLCAINIIAQVKAACEGDLDRVSRIVRLGGFVACTPDFADHPKIINGASDLMVEVFGDAGRHARAAVGCPSLPLDVPVEVDAMVEISN
- a CDS encoding CreA family protein, whose protein sequence is MRILIAAALMILAWTPAQAEEIGCVSTVFKFLGPDHKVCIEAFDDPKVPGVTCHISRAKTGGLKGMVGLAEDKSDAAIACRQVGPITLPDDLEDGESVFRERRSILFKKLQVVRFFDKKRNVLVYLIYSDKLIEGSPKNSISTVPILPARLFEKE